In Calonectris borealis chromosome 20, bCalBor7.hap1.2, whole genome shotgun sequence, a genomic segment contains:
- the SLC16A6 gene encoding monocarboxylate transporter 7 isoform X2 — translation MGKRCPSRSGFLCRESRADDLEYKMEEGNAWWLLGTAAWGGNAPPARAADQKMTVKAVKMPCTTPNVYTKVPDGGWGWTIAFAFFFVEALTYGIIKSFGVFFNDLMESFDETNSRISWIISICVFVQTFTAPLSTVLSNRFGHRFVVMAGGVLISTGMVTASFARTVVDMYVTIGVISAITALKEQIGWRYSLLSVGVLQLSIVICGSLLRPIIIKEQEEVKAQPPEEPTETKYMLENEQTRTSIESIDSGVEITTSPSNVPGNTKAEPKSEEPKEHVQILVETNSTPPEPKTKLLDFSVMKDYSFICYAFFGLFATLGFFAPSLYIIPLSLSLGIGKDHSAYILSAMAIAEVFGRISAGWVLNKKPIRKIYIELICVVLLSVALFAFPFASEFWGLMTCSIFFGFMLGTVAGTHIPLLAEDDVVGIAKMSSAAGVYVFIQSLAGLAGPPLAGVLVDTTQNYSSAFYSCAAGMVLGAVFLSLVRPCKAGLCHRQQQRAEESAAEVVPDLPDDFIEMDIGKAENSGKGCGGVA, via the exons atggggaagcgTTGCCCGAGCCGCTCTGGCTTCCTCTGCCGAGAAAGTCGTGCCGATGATCTGGAGTATAAAATGGAGGAGGGAAATGCCTGGTGGCTGCTGGGGACGGCGGCGTGGGGAGGAAACGCGCCGCCCGCAAGAGCCGCAG ATCAAAAAATGACTGTCAAAGCTGTAAAAATGCCGTGCACCACTCCAAATGTTTATACTAAAGTGCCTGACGGAGGATGGGGTTGGAcaattgcttttgctttcttctttgtggAAGCTCTAACGTACGGCATCATAAAATCGTTTGGCGTCTTCTTTAATGACCTGATGGAAAGCTTTGATGAAACCAACAGCAGGATATCCTGGATAATATCCATATGTGTGTTTGTACAGACCTTCACAG CTCCTCTGTCAACGGTCCTCAGCAATCGCTTTGGTCACCGCTTTGTGGTGATGGCCGGAGGGGTGCTGATCAGCACCGGCATGGTCACCGCCTCCTTCGCCCGCACTGTTGTGGACATGTATGTCACCATCGGTGTCATCTCTG CAATTACTGCTTTGAAGGAGCAGATTGGCTGGAGATACAGCCTGCTTTCTGTCGGGGTGCTACAGCTAAGCATCGTCATCTGTGGATCACTGCTGCGACCCATTATCATCAAAGAGCAAGAAGAAGTGAAAGCGCAGCCTCCAGAAGAGCCCACGGAGACGAAGTACATGCTTGAAAACGAGCAAACGCGCACCTCAATAGAGTCCATAGACTCAGGAGTAGAAATAACTACCTCACCCAGCAATGTGCCTGGAAACACCAAAGCAGAGCCGAAAAGCGAAGAACCAAAGGAACACGTACAGATACTTGTTGAAACTAACAGCACCCCTCCAGAACCAAAAACTAAACTACTGGACTTTTCTGTGATGAAAGACTATAGCTTTATCTGTTATGCATTCTTCGGCCTCTTCGCTACCCTGGGCTTCTTCGCTCCCTCCCTCTACATCATTCCCCTGAGTCTCAGCCTTGGCATCGGCAAAGACCACTCGGCATACATTCTGTCGGCCATGGCGATCGCAGAGGTCTTTGGAAGAATTTCAGCTGGCTGGGTTCTCAACAAAAAGCCTATCCGCAAGATCTACATCGAACTCATCTGCGTTGTTCTGCTGTCTGTAGCGTTGTTTGCCTTCCCTTTTGCCTCTGAATTCTGGGGCTTGATGACATGTAGCATATTTTTTGGGTTCATGCTTGGAACGGTAGCGGGCACGCATATTCCCCTCCTGGCAGAAGACGACGTGGTTGGCATCGCAAAGATGTCTTCTGCGGCTGGAGTCTACGTCTTCATTCAAAGCTTAGCTGGGTTGGCCGGACCACCCCTCGCAG GTGTCTTAGTGGATACCACACAGAACTACAGCTCAGCCTTTTACTCCTGTGCTGCTGGcatggtgctgggtgctgtgtttCTGTCCCTGGTGAGACCGTGCAAGGCTGGGCTGTGCCACCGCCAGCAGCAGCGCGCAGAGGAGAGCGCGGCGGAGGTCGTACCAGACTTACCAGATGACTTTATTGAAATGGAtattggaaaagcagaaaattcagGAAAAGGCTGTGGCGGTGTGgcataa
- the SLC16A6 gene encoding monocarboxylate transporter 7 isoform X1, translated as MGKRCPSRSGFLCRESRADDLEYKMEEGNAWWLLGTAAWGGNAPPARAADQKMTVKAVKMPCTTPNVYTKVPDGGWGWTIAFAFFFVEALTYGIIKSFGVFFNDLMESFDETNSRISWIISICVFVQTFTAPLSTVLSNRFGHRFVVMAGGVLISTGMVTASFARTVVDMYVTIGVISGLGYCLSFLPTVTILSQYFDKRRSLVTAVASTGECFAVFSFAPAITALKEQIGWRYSLLSVGVLQLSIVICGSLLRPIIIKEQEEVKAQPPEEPTETKYMLENEQTRTSIESIDSGVEITTSPSNVPGNTKAEPKSEEPKEHVQILVETNSTPPEPKTKLLDFSVMKDYSFICYAFFGLFATLGFFAPSLYIIPLSLSLGIGKDHSAYILSAMAIAEVFGRISAGWVLNKKPIRKIYIELICVVLLSVALFAFPFASEFWGLMTCSIFFGFMLGTVAGTHIPLLAEDDVVGIAKMSSAAGVYVFIQSLAGLAGPPLAGVLVDTTQNYSSAFYSCAAGMVLGAVFLSLVRPCKAGLCHRQQQRAEESAAEVVPDLPDDFIEMDIGKAENSGKGCGGVA; from the exons atggggaagcgTTGCCCGAGCCGCTCTGGCTTCCTCTGCCGAGAAAGTCGTGCCGATGATCTGGAGTATAAAATGGAGGAGGGAAATGCCTGGTGGCTGCTGGGGACGGCGGCGTGGGGAGGAAACGCGCCGCCCGCAAGAGCCGCAG ATCAAAAAATGACTGTCAAAGCTGTAAAAATGCCGTGCACCACTCCAAATGTTTATACTAAAGTGCCTGACGGAGGATGGGGTTGGAcaattgcttttgctttcttctttgtggAAGCTCTAACGTACGGCATCATAAAATCGTTTGGCGTCTTCTTTAATGACCTGATGGAAAGCTTTGATGAAACCAACAGCAGGATATCCTGGATAATATCCATATGTGTGTTTGTACAGACCTTCACAG CTCCTCTGTCAACGGTCCTCAGCAATCGCTTTGGTCACCGCTTTGTGGTGATGGCCGGAGGGGTGCTGATCAGCACCGGCATGGTCACCGCCTCCTTCGCCCGCACTGTTGTGGACATGTATGTCACCATCGGTGTCATCTCTG GCCTTGGATACTGCCTCTCTTTCCTCCCGACTGTCACCATTTTATCACAGTATTTTGACAAAAGACGTTCGCTGGTCACAGCAGTGGCATCTACAGGggaatgttttgctgttttctcctttgcACCAG CAATTACTGCTTTGAAGGAGCAGATTGGCTGGAGATACAGCCTGCTTTCTGTCGGGGTGCTACAGCTAAGCATCGTCATCTGTGGATCACTGCTGCGACCCATTATCATCAAAGAGCAAGAAGAAGTGAAAGCGCAGCCTCCAGAAGAGCCCACGGAGACGAAGTACATGCTTGAAAACGAGCAAACGCGCACCTCAATAGAGTCCATAGACTCAGGAGTAGAAATAACTACCTCACCCAGCAATGTGCCTGGAAACACCAAAGCAGAGCCGAAAAGCGAAGAACCAAAGGAACACGTACAGATACTTGTTGAAACTAACAGCACCCCTCCAGAACCAAAAACTAAACTACTGGACTTTTCTGTGATGAAAGACTATAGCTTTATCTGTTATGCATTCTTCGGCCTCTTCGCTACCCTGGGCTTCTTCGCTCCCTCCCTCTACATCATTCCCCTGAGTCTCAGCCTTGGCATCGGCAAAGACCACTCGGCATACATTCTGTCGGCCATGGCGATCGCAGAGGTCTTTGGAAGAATTTCAGCTGGCTGGGTTCTCAACAAAAAGCCTATCCGCAAGATCTACATCGAACTCATCTGCGTTGTTCTGCTGTCTGTAGCGTTGTTTGCCTTCCCTTTTGCCTCTGAATTCTGGGGCTTGATGACATGTAGCATATTTTTTGGGTTCATGCTTGGAACGGTAGCGGGCACGCATATTCCCCTCCTGGCAGAAGACGACGTGGTTGGCATCGCAAAGATGTCTTCTGCGGCTGGAGTCTACGTCTTCATTCAAAGCTTAGCTGGGTTGGCCGGACCACCCCTCGCAG GTGTCTTAGTGGATACCACACAGAACTACAGCTCAGCCTTTTACTCCTGTGCTGCTGGcatggtgctgggtgctgtgtttCTGTCCCTGGTGAGACCGTGCAAGGCTGGGCTGTGCCACCGCCAGCAGCAGCGCGCAGAGGAGAGCGCGGCGGAGGTCGTACCAGACTTACCAGATGACTTTATTGAAATGGAtattggaaaagcagaaaattcagGAAAAGGCTGTGGCGGTGTGgcataa
- the SLC16A6 gene encoding monocarboxylate transporter 7 isoform X3: protein MTVKAVKMPCTTPNVYTKVPDGGWGWTIAFAFFFVEALTYGIIKSFGVFFNDLMESFDETNSRISWIISICVFVQTFTAPLSTVLSNRFGHRFVVMAGGVLISTGMVTASFARTVVDMYVTIGVISGLGYCLSFLPTVTILSQYFDKRRSLVTAVASTGECFAVFSFAPAITALKEQIGWRYSLLSVGVLQLSIVICGSLLRPIIIKEQEEVKAQPPEEPTETKYMLENEQTRTSIESIDSGVEITTSPSNVPGNTKAEPKSEEPKEHVQILVETNSTPPEPKTKLLDFSVMKDYSFICYAFFGLFATLGFFAPSLYIIPLSLSLGIGKDHSAYILSAMAIAEVFGRISAGWVLNKKPIRKIYIELICVVLLSVALFAFPFASEFWGLMTCSIFFGFMLGTVAGTHIPLLAEDDVVGIAKMSSAAGVYVFIQSLAGLAGPPLAGVLVDTTQNYSSAFYSCAAGMVLGAVFLSLVRPCKAGLCHRQQQRAEESAAEVVPDLPDDFIEMDIGKAENSGKGCGGVA, encoded by the exons ATGACTGTCAAAGCTGTAAAAATGCCGTGCACCACTCCAAATGTTTATACTAAAGTGCCTGACGGAGGATGGGGTTGGAcaattgcttttgctttcttctttgtggAAGCTCTAACGTACGGCATCATAAAATCGTTTGGCGTCTTCTTTAATGACCTGATGGAAAGCTTTGATGAAACCAACAGCAGGATATCCTGGATAATATCCATATGTGTGTTTGTACAGACCTTCACAG CTCCTCTGTCAACGGTCCTCAGCAATCGCTTTGGTCACCGCTTTGTGGTGATGGCCGGAGGGGTGCTGATCAGCACCGGCATGGTCACCGCCTCCTTCGCCCGCACTGTTGTGGACATGTATGTCACCATCGGTGTCATCTCTG GCCTTGGATACTGCCTCTCTTTCCTCCCGACTGTCACCATTTTATCACAGTATTTTGACAAAAGACGTTCGCTGGTCACAGCAGTGGCATCTACAGGggaatgttttgctgttttctcctttgcACCAG CAATTACTGCTTTGAAGGAGCAGATTGGCTGGAGATACAGCCTGCTTTCTGTCGGGGTGCTACAGCTAAGCATCGTCATCTGTGGATCACTGCTGCGACCCATTATCATCAAAGAGCAAGAAGAAGTGAAAGCGCAGCCTCCAGAAGAGCCCACGGAGACGAAGTACATGCTTGAAAACGAGCAAACGCGCACCTCAATAGAGTCCATAGACTCAGGAGTAGAAATAACTACCTCACCCAGCAATGTGCCTGGAAACACCAAAGCAGAGCCGAAAAGCGAAGAACCAAAGGAACACGTACAGATACTTGTTGAAACTAACAGCACCCCTCCAGAACCAAAAACTAAACTACTGGACTTTTCTGTGATGAAAGACTATAGCTTTATCTGTTATGCATTCTTCGGCCTCTTCGCTACCCTGGGCTTCTTCGCTCCCTCCCTCTACATCATTCCCCTGAGTCTCAGCCTTGGCATCGGCAAAGACCACTCGGCATACATTCTGTCGGCCATGGCGATCGCAGAGGTCTTTGGAAGAATTTCAGCTGGCTGGGTTCTCAACAAAAAGCCTATCCGCAAGATCTACATCGAACTCATCTGCGTTGTTCTGCTGTCTGTAGCGTTGTTTGCCTTCCCTTTTGCCTCTGAATTCTGGGGCTTGATGACATGTAGCATATTTTTTGGGTTCATGCTTGGAACGGTAGCGGGCACGCATATTCCCCTCCTGGCAGAAGACGACGTGGTTGGCATCGCAAAGATGTCTTCTGCGGCTGGAGTCTACGTCTTCATTCAAAGCTTAGCTGGGTTGGCCGGACCACCCCTCGCAG GTGTCTTAGTGGATACCACACAGAACTACAGCTCAGCCTTTTACTCCTGTGCTGCTGGcatggtgctgggtgctgtgtttCTGTCCCTGGTGAGACCGTGCAAGGCTGGGCTGTGCCACCGCCAGCAGCAGCGCGCAGAGGAGAGCGCGGCGGAGGTCGTACCAGACTTACCAGATGACTTTATTGAAATGGAtattggaaaagcagaaaattcagGAAAAGGCTGTGGCGGTGTGgcataa